Proteins encoded in a region of the Carassius auratus strain Wakin chromosome 21, ASM336829v1, whole genome shotgun sequence genome:
- the LOC113038100 gene encoding olfactory receptor 52E8-like, with protein MDNASYPVILTLMVPKETKSYKHIYFICFLALYLLILSINIRLVMVIIMEKTLHEPMYMFLCHVCINGVYGASGFYPKFLSDLIFDSYVISFHMCALQAYVIYSSLLSEITILTLMSYDRYVAICKPLEYHSKLTKITCLKLILFSWIFTNGFCVTAALLTTLRPICKYHIDKLYCDNWSIVKLSCVSSFVNNVFGYAMTVIFSSFIILIIVSYFKLISACKASLESRRKFWQTCLPHILSLINFTSAYFFDIIYSRYGSNDIPESLRNFLALELVIVPPVFNPLIYGLNIRAVRKRVIPSCVASSENVLKRVKI; from the coding sequence ATGGATAATGCGTCTTATCCTGTGATACTGACTCTTATGGTGCCAAAAGAAACTAAATCCTACaagcatatatattttatatgctttCTAGCCTTATATCTCCTTATACTATCAATTAATATTCGTCTTGTTATGGTCATCATAATGGAGAAAACTCTTCATGAACCAATGTACATGTTCTTGTGTCATGTGTGTATAAATGGGGTTTATGGAGCCTCTGGATTCTACCCCAAATTTTTGTCTGATTTAATATTTGACTCATATGTGATCTCTTTTCATATGTGTGCTTTGCAAGCCTATGTTATCTACAGTTCTTTACTTTCTGAGATCACGATATTAACACTAATGTCTTATGATAGATATGTAGCCATATGCAAACCTTTAGAGTATCATTCCAAATTAACTAAAATCACCTGTTTGAAACTAATTCTGTTCTCATGGATTTTTACCAATGGCTTTTGTGTTACAGCAGCCCTGTTAACAACCTTGAGACCTATTTGTAAATATCACATTGACAAATTATATTGTGACAACTGGTCAATTGTAAAACTGTCTTGTGTATCATCTTTTGTTAATAACGTCTTTGGATATGCTATGACTGTTATATTTTCTAGCTTTATAATTCTTATCATAGTGTCCTACTTTAAACTGATCTCTGCATGTAAAGCATCTTTAGAAAGCAGAAGGAAATTCTGGCAAACATGTCTGCCACACATATTATCACTGATAAATTTCACTTCTGCTTATTTTTTTGATATCATATATAGTCGATATGGTTCAAATGACATTCCAGAGAGTTTGCGTAATTTTTTGGCTCTTGAACTGGTGATAGTCCCACCTGTGTTCAATCCTCTAATCTATGGGTTAAACATTAGAGCAGTGCGTAAAAGAGTTATCCCTTCTTGTGTTGCATCAagtgaaaatgttttgaaaagggTGAAAATTTAA
- the LOC113038101 gene encoding olfactory receptor 4S2-like, with product MDNVSYPMILTLMVPKETKSYKNVYFICFFALYLLILSINISLVMVIIMEKALHEPMYIFLCYVCINGIYGASGFYPKFLSDLISDSYVTSFQMCALQAYVIYSSLLSEITILTVMAYDRYVAICKPLEYHSKLTENTCVKLILFSWIFTNGFCLTAALLTNLRPICKYHIDKLYCDNWSIVKLSCVSSFVNSVFGYAITVTFFSFIVLIIISYFKLISACKASLESRRKFWQTCLPHILSLLNFTFAILFDNMYSRYGENDISESLRNFLALELVIVPPVFNPLIYGLNIRAVRKRAFTLCCIKSK from the coding sequence ATGGATAATGTTTCTTATCCTATGATACTGACACTTATGGTGCCAAAAGAAACTAAATCATACaagaatgtatattttatatgcttttttgCCTTATATCTCTTGATACTGTCAATTAATATTAGTCTTGTTATGGTCATTATAATGGAGAAAGCGCTTCATGAACCAATGTACATTTTCTTGTGTTATGTGTGTATAAATGGGATTTATGGAGCCTCCGGATTCTACCCAAAATTTTTGTCTGATTTAATATCTGACTCATATGTGACCTCCTTTCAGATGTGTGCTCTGCAAGCCTATGTTATCTACAGCTCTTTACTTTCTGAGATCACAATATTAACAGTGATGGCTTATGATAGATATGTAGCCATATGCAAACCTTTAGAGTATCATTCCAAATTAACTGAAAACACCTGTGTGAAACTAATTCTGTTCTCATGGATTTTTACCAATGGCTTTTGTCTTACAGCAGCCCTGTTAACAAACTTGAGACCTATCTGTAAATATCACATTGACAAATTATATTGTGACAACTGGTCAATTGTAAAACTGTCTTGTGTATCATCTTTTGTTAATAGCGTCTTTGGATATGCTATAACTGTTACATTTTTTAGCTTTATAGTTCTTATCATAATATCCTACTTTAAACTGATCTCTGCATGTAAAGCATCTTTAGAAAGCAGAAGGAAATTCTGGCAAACATGTTTGCCACACATATTATCGCTGTTGAATTTCACTTTTGCCATTCTTTTTGATAATATGTATAGCAGATATGGTGAAAATGATATTTCAGAGAGTTTGCGTAATTTTTTGGCTCTTGAACTGGTGATAGTCCCACCTGTGTTCAATCCTCTAATCTATGGGTTAAATATTAGAGCAGTGCGTAAAAGAGCCTTTACTTTGTGTTGCATCAAGAGTAAATGA
- the LOC113038102 gene encoding olfactory receptor 52D1-like, translated as MDNVSYPMILTLMVPKETKSYKHIYFICFLALYLLIMSINISLVMVIIMEKALHEPMYLFLCHVCINGVFGASGFYPKILSDLIFDSYVISFQMCALQAYAIYSSLLSDITILTVMAYDRYVAICKPLEYHSKLTKNTCVKLIIFSWIVPNCFCITAALFSNLRPICKYHIDKLYCDNWSIVKLSCESSFVNNVFGYAIIVIFFSFIILIIVSYFKLISACKSSLESRRKFWQTCLPHIFSLLNFTFAILFDSMYSRYGTNDISESLRNFLALELVIVPPVFNPLIYGLNIRAVRKRAFTLCCIKSK; from the coding sequence ATGGATAATGTGTCTTATCCTATGATACTGACTCTTATGGTACCAAAAGAAACTAAATCCTACaagcatatatattttatatgctttCTTGCCTTATATCTCCTGATAATGTCAATTAATATTAGTCTTGTTATGGTCATTATAATGGAGAAAGCTCTTCATGAACCAATGTACTTGTTCTTGTGTCATGTGTGTATAAATGGGGTTTTTGGAGCCTCTGGATTCTACCCAAAAATTTTGTCTGATTTAATATTTGACTCATATGTGATCTCCTTTCAGATGTGTGCTCTGCAAGCCTATGCTATCTACAGTTCTTTACTTTCTGATATCACAATATTAACAGTGATGGCTTATGATAGATATGTAGCCATATGCAAACCTTTGGAGTATCATTCTAAGTTAACTAAAAACACCTgtgtgaaattaattattttctcatGGATTGTTCCCAACTGCTTTTGCATTACAGCAGCCCTGTTTTCAAACTTGAGACCTATTTGTAAATATCACATTGACAAATTATATTGTGACAACTGGTCAATTGTAAAACTGTCTTGTGAATCATCTTTTGTTAATAACGTCTTTGGATATGctataattgttatattttttagCTTTATAATTCTTATTATAGTGTCCTACTTTAAACTGATCTCTGCATGTAAATCATCTTTAGAAAGCAGAAGGAAATTCTGGCAAACATGTTTGCCACACATATTTTCACTGTTGAATTTCACTTTTGCCATTCTTTTTGATAGTATGTATAGCAGATATGGTACAAATGACATTTCAGAGAGTTTGCGTAATTTTTTGGCTCTTGAACTGGTGATAGTCCCACCTGTGTTCAATCCTCTAATCTATGGATTAAATATTAGAGCAGTGCGTAAAAGAGCCTTTACTTTGTGTTGCATTAAGAGTAAATGA
- the LOC113038103 gene encoding olfactory receptor 10J5-like: protein MDNMSYPLLLTLMVPKETKSYRHVYFICFLALYLIILSINIRLVVVIIMEKALHEPMYIFLCHLCINGVFGASGFHPKFLSDLIFDSYVISSNMCTLQTFVIYSSLLSDNTILTVMSYDRYVAICKPLEYHSKLTKNTCVKLILFSWIVPNSLTFATVLLSTLRPFCKYHIDKLYCDNWSIVKLSCAPSFVNNLFGYAITVLFLSFIGFIIVSYIKLISACKASLENRRKFWQTCLPHIISLINVTIAMLFDILYSRYGANDISESLRNFLALELVIVPPVFNPLIYGLNIRAVRTRVFTSCVASKVNVSQNIIT, encoded by the coding sequence ATGGATAACATGTCTTATCCTCTGTTACTGACACTTATGGTGCCAAAAGAAACTAAATCATATAgacatgtatattttatttgctttCTTGCCTTATATCTAATTATATTGTCGATTAATATACGTCTTGTTGTGGTCATTATAATGGAGAAAGCTCTTCATGAACCAATGTACATATTCTTATGTCATTTGTGTATAAATGGGGTTTTTGGAGCCTCTGGATTCCACCCTAAATTTCTGTCTGATTTAATATTTGACTCATATGTGATCTCCTCTAATATGTGTACTTTGCAAACCTTTGTTATCTATAGCTCTTTACTTTCTGACAACACAATATTAACAGTGATGTCTTATGATAGATATGTAGCTATATGCAAACCTTTAGAGTATCATTCCAAATTAACTAAAAACACCTGTGTGAAACTAATTCTGTTCTCATGGATTGTTCCTAACTCCTTGACATTTGCAACAGTCCTGTTATCAACATTGAGGCCCTTTTGTAAATATCACATTGACAAACTATATTGTGACAACTGGTCAATTGTAAAACTGTCTTGTGCACCCTCTTTTGTTAATAATCTCTTTGGATATgccattactgttttatttttgagCTTTATAGGTTTTATAATTGTGTCTTATATTAAACTGATCTCTGCATGTAAAGCATCTTTAGAAAACAGAAGGAAATTCTGGCAAACATGTTTGCCACATATAATTTCACTTATAAATGTCACTATTGCTATGCTTTTTGATATCTTGTATAGTAGATATGGTGCAAATGATATTTCAGAGAGTTTGCGTAATTTTTTGGCTCTTGAACTGGTGATAGTCCCACCTGTGTTCAATCCTCTAATCTATGGGTTAAATATTAGAGCAGTGCGCACAAGAGTTTTCACTTCATGTGTTGCATCAAAAGTAAATGTTTCACAAAACATCATAACTTAA